In Nymphaea colorata isolate Beijing-Zhang1983 chromosome 5, ASM883128v2, whole genome shotgun sequence, one genomic interval encodes:
- the LOC126410066 gene encoding uncharacterized protein LOC126410066, which yields MQYMTDKWENRVFLFLSGLNDDFENIRSQILNSDESFSIEDVYSRVEAEEQRRLLSSGRKGEEQSAYVSRAPVGTPRSSRKCTHCKKLGHTRDFCWDLYPEKKDSRGRSSSGKKAVSSATSLSDGKGSISAEQIRELRAYLSKIDVGQADTPDEVKINQALAVSGGEGLGDREEDWDWFGV from the exons atgcagtacatgactgataaatgggaaaacagggtattccttttcttatccggactgaatgatgactttgaaaatataaggagtcagattcttaactctgacgaatcatttagtattgaagatgtctattcccgtgttgaagctgaagaacagagaaggctgctttCTAGTGGACGAAAaggggaagaacagtctgcctatgttagccgtgcccctgtgggaactcctcgttcttcccgaaaatgtacacattgcaaaaaacttggtcatactagggatttttgttgggacctgtatccagagaagaaggatagtagggggaggtcttctagtgggaagaaggctgtatcgtctgcaacaagtctgagtgatgggaaaggttctatttctgcagaacagattcgtgagctacgagcatatttgagcaagattgatgttggtcaggcagatacaccagatgaggtgaagatcaatcaagcattggctgtttcagggggagaag gacttggtgacagggaagaggattgggattggtttggtgtctga